CGGGCTCAATTTATTTCAGCACGACAGGAGGTGAGAATTTGAAAGTGACAATGATGGACGCAGCATTAAAATACGCAGAAGCAAATATCCCAGTCATACCATTGCATTGGATTTGTGAGGATGGCTCCTGCTCCTGCAAGGAAGGGAGTAATTGTGACAGCAAAGGAAAGCATCCGCTATATACCGGCTGGTACAAGAATTCCACTGCTTATGTTGAGCAAATAAGGAAATGGTGGACGAAAACCCCCAATGCCAATATAGGCATTCCTACAGGCGAGAAGTCTGACTGGCTGGTACTTGATGTGGATGATGGCGGTGATGAAACCATATCTGCACTTGAAGCAACACATGGAAAACTTCCTGATACGGTTACCGCTGTTACCGGAGGTGGCGGTCTGCACTATATCTTCAAATACCCAGAAGGCAGGAGCATTCCTAATAAAACAAAGTTTGCACCGGGTCTTGATACCCGTTCAACAGGTGGTCTGATTGTCGTAGCTCCAAGCATTCATGTAAGCGGTAATCGGTATGAATGGATAAAGGATCATTCTCCCTTTGACAGAACCCCGGCAGAAGCTCCAGCATGGTTATTAAAGCTCATGGAAAGGGTGGAAGTATTACTTACACCCTTTGAAGGTAGCAGTAGTATAGCCGAGATTAAGGAAGGCAGCCGAAACAGTACCCTGACAAGCCTAGCAGGAACCATGAGGGCAAGAGGAATGACAGAAGAGAGCATCTATGCAGCATTGCTTGCTGAAAACAACGCAAGGTGCAATCCTCCGCTTGATGAAGCGGAAGTTAGAAAGATAGCGCACAGTGTCAGCCGATACCAGCCAAATCCTCCGGGGAAGAAGCATTACCACAGGACAGACAGCGGTAATGCAGAAAGGCTGCGTGACCGGTTTGGTTCAATCATAAGGTATTGTCCGGCTTTCAAATACTGGCTGGTATATGACGGCTGTTGCTGGAGGAAAGAAACCGGAGAACTTACGCAGTTTGCTATTAGAACAGCAAGAGATATGCTCACAGAAGCAAGTCGGATAGAGGATGAGGCTGCAAGAAAAGAACTGGTGCGCCATGCTATGCAGTCTGAAAACGCAGGCAGACTGAAAGCCATGATCGATGTGGCTTCAAACCTTGAAGGCTTGATAATAAACCCTGATGAGCTGGATGCAGATATATGGAAGCTGAACTGTAAAAATGGTGTGGTAGACCTAAAGACAGGAGAACTTTTCCCTCATAAGCGGGAGTACTATATGAGCAAAATCTGTCCTGTTGAATATAACCCAGAAAGCAAGGCTCCCAGATGGATTGAGTTTCTGAATACCATTACGGGAGGAAGCAACGAGCTTGTAAGATACCTTCAAAAAGCTGTAGGCTCGTCATTAAGCGGAGATATTTCAGAGCAGGCCCTATTTGTCCTTTATGGAACAGGAGCAAACGGAAAAAGCACATTTCTAAACACCATCTCTGACCTGTTGGGAGATTATGCAAGAAACA
The genomic region above belongs to Acetivibrio saccincola and contains:
- a CDS encoding phage/plasmid primase, P4 family, encoding MTMMDAALKYAEANIPVIPLHWICEDGSCSCKEGSNCDSKGKHPLYTGWYKNSTAYVEQIRKWWTKTPNANIGIPTGEKSDWLVLDVDDGGDETISALEATHGKLPDTVTAVTGGGGLHYIFKYPEGRSIPNKTKFAPGLDTRSTGGLIVVAPSIHVSGNRYEWIKDHSPFDRTPAEAPAWLLKLMERVEVLLTPFEGSSSIAEIKEGSRNSTLTSLAGTMRARGMTEESIYAALLAENNARCNPPLDEAEVRKIAHSVSRYQPNPPGKKHYHRTDSGNAERLRDRFGSIIRYCPAFKYWLVYDGCCWRKETGELTQFAIRTARDMLTEASRIEDEAARKELVRHAMQSENAGRLKAMIDVASNLEGLIINPDELDADIWKLNCKNGVVDLKTGELFPHKREYYMSKICPVEYNPESKAPRWIEFLNTITGGSNELVRYLQKAVGSSLSGDISEQALFVLYGTGANGKSTFLNTISDLLGDYARNTPSETFMAKRIEAIGNDIARLQGARLVTAIEINEGQRLSEALIKSFTGGDRITARFLYGEYFDFQPQFTPFLVVNHRPVIRDTSHSIWRRIKLIPFTVTIPEDKKDKQLPAKLREELPGILSWAVEGCFLWQKEGLEMPDEVKTATEGYREEMDTFSSFIEECCIVEEGRKVSNRSIRYAYETWCRENGDYPLGQKLFNAKMTERGFAVKRSGANGSRDWHGIGLADEGILL